From Rutidosis leptorrhynchoides isolate AG116_Rl617_1_P2 chromosome 3, CSIRO_AGI_Rlap_v1, whole genome shotgun sequence, a single genomic window includes:
- the LOC139900989 gene encoding uncharacterized protein, which yields MASHDEADKMWNCLASTIREVAKETLGVAVGTSRGCKADRESWWYSDEVQSKVALKQLRFRELITCQEGTPTDRTSKLDSKEGANDIYRIAKARERRCRDLDNIKFIKNEVGQTLVKDDEIRKRWEGYFASLFVEGRPEHHGDLQDRDIEQSQNNMDYERINQEEVRSALRKIGRNKAVGPDQIPIEAWRCLGDDGVRWLTCIFNKTFRSSKMPMEWRLSETIPIYKNKGDAQEELNRRLEQWRVALESNGLQISRQKTEYL from the exons ATGGCATCTCACGACGAAGCAGACAAGATGTGGAATTGTCTAGCGTCCACCATTAGAGAAGTAGCCAAGGAAACCTTAGGTGTAGCAGTAGGAACTTCAAGGGGATGTAAGGCTGATAGAGAATCATGGTGGTATAGTGATGAGGTTCAAAGCAAAGTCGCGCTTAAGCAACTAAGGTTCAGGGAGCTCATCACTTGCCAGGAGGGGACTCCGACGGATAGAACTAG CAAGCTGGATTCTAAAGAGGGAGCAAATGATATCTACAGGATAGCCAAAGCACGGGAGCGAAGGTGCAGGGATCTAGATAACATTAAGTTTATCAAAAATGAAGTTGGTCAAACTCTAGTAAAGGACGAtgaaattaggaaaagatgggaagggtaTTTCGCATCTCTTTTCGTCGAGGGCAGACCCGAGCATCATGGAGATCTGCAAGACCGTGATATAGAACAATCTCAGAACAACATGGATTATGAGAGGATCAACCAAGAGGAAGTAAGATCGGCACTACGTAAAATAGGGAGAAATAAAGCTGTGGGACCGGACCAGATCCCCATTGAGGCGTGGCGGTGCCTTGGTGACGATGGTGTTAGGTGGTTGACTTGCATTTTCAACAAGACGTTTCGAAGCTCTaaaatgcctatggaatggagactgaGTGAGACTATTCCCATCTATAAGAACAAGGGGGATGCTCAA GAGGAGCTTAACAGAAGACTGGAGCAATGGAGGGTGGCCTTAGAAAGTAACGGTCTACAAattagtagacaaaagacggaatatctttGA